The following are from one region of the Littorina saxatilis isolate snail1 linkage group LG2, US_GU_Lsax_2.0, whole genome shotgun sequence genome:
- the LOC138959766 gene encoding 5-hydroxytryptamine receptor 3A-like: protein MASVNTECAGPFWIVIVLLCCGICCTQTHTVDDEILLRKQLLDNSSGINTVRPTRVTLIQLSFTLISINTVDLKNEQFGVSGWWSVQWEDLRLTWDKFSLFEKIPVIQAISDEIWTPALVVDNSVDDLSAIKESSIPLRIRKDGQVTWNPPGIVLTACEMVVTYFPFDIQTCSLQVTSFGYTIQELNVSTQAGISTKYYQENGEWTIMRTWNERSEYEEDGYTYAKVTFYFKLQRRSVYYGLNTMLPVLLNSLLIPLVFLLPHDSGEKIGYCLTVLLAYVVILTIVTDGLPTTAKNQSLLGLYITVVLTMSAIAVGLAIQSLTIYHRSPDRPVPVWLARLSSISMRIMRLRCAQDRSTRSVSPADDPAHEKKERLSRLNGKAGKQDSPRRLHLPEEIYGRPRSHKPQPVSSANVQADMSSMTSEEDDDEMTWQRVAQAYDAFFLRLYLVIIFCSSLAFFLVLASNQF, encoded by the exons ATGGCAAGCGTGAACACTGAATGTGCTGGACCTTTCTGGATTGTCATCGTGCTGTTGTGTTGTG GCATATGctgcacacagacgcacacggTGGACGACGAAATACTTCTCAGAAAACAATTGCTGGACAATAGCTCTGGCATCAACACAGTCAGGCCGACGCGTGTCACCTTGATTCAGCTTTCCTTCACCCTCATCTCCATCAACACTGTG GACTTAAAAAACGAGCAGTTTGGTGTTTCGGGCTGGTGGTCAGTG CAATGGGAAGACCTGAGGCTAACATGGGATAAGTTTTCACTGTTTGAAAAGATCCCTGTGATTCAAGCAATCAGCGATGAAATCTGGACGCCTGCTTTGGTCGTCGACAACTC CGTGGATGACCTGTCAGCCATCAAGGAGTCCTCCATCCCGCTCCGAATTCGCAAGGACGGACAGGTGACATGGAACCCCCCAGGCATCGTCTTGACAGCCTGTGAAATGGTGGTCACCTACTTCCCCTTCGACATCCAGACCTGCTCTCTCCAGGTCACCAGCTTTGGATACACCATCCAAGAGCTCAACGTTAGCACCCAG GCAGGTATATCGACCAAGTACTATCAAGAGAACGGCGAGTGGACCATCATGAGGACGTGGAACGAGCGCAGTGAGTACGAGGAGGATGGCTACACGTACGCCAAGGTCACCTTCTACTTCAAGCTCCAACGGCGCTCCGTGTACTACGGTCTGAACACCATGCTGCCTGTGCTGCTCAACTCGCTGCTGATCCCGCTGGTGTTCTTGCTGCCCCACGACAGCGGGGAGAAGATCGGCTACTGTCTGACCGTGCTGCTGGCCTACGTCGTCATCCTCACCATCGTCACTGACGGCCTGCCCACCACCGCCAAGAACCAGTCGCTGCTCG GTTTGTACATCACCGTGGTGCTAACCATGTCCGCCATCGCGGTGGGCCTGGCCATCCAATCCCTCACCATCTACCACCGCAGTCCCGACAGGCCCGTCCCCGTCTGGCTGGCCCGCCTGTCCAGTATCAGCATGAGGATCATGCGACTCCGGTGTGCCCAGGACAGGTCCACCCGCAGTGTGTCCCCTGCTGATGACCCTGCCCATGAGAAGAAGGAACGCCTGAGCCGCCTGAATGGCAAAGCCGGAAAACAGGACAGCCCCCGTCGCCTCCACCTTCCGGAAGAGATATACGGAAGGCCTCGCAGCCACAAACCTCAGCCCGTCAGCTCCGCCAACGTCCAGGCAGATATGTCCTCGATGACGTCAGAAGAGGATGACGATGAGATGACGTGGCAGCGTGTGGCTCAGGCTTATGACGCGTTCTTCTTGCGGCTGTACCTCGTCATCATTTTTTGCTCCAGTCTCGCCTTCTTCCTGGTGCTGGCGTCTAACCAGTTTTGA